The proteins below come from a single Candidatus Acetothermia bacterium genomic window:
- a CDS encoding carbohydrate ABC transporter permease produces the protein MRRLKSLFIHGGRSLLAILLAAFFLLPLFWLLTAPFNPRATLRAAIPSTPTLENFRAVFANRFAVRALLMNSPILAGGAMFGVTIIATLAAYALSRMRIPGHNVLVYVLILFSSVVTGTAAMVPIFLLLYSLRLIDTHIGVILVSIGGLLPTGIFLIRGFVDSVPRSYEESAIVSGATTWQMFRHVVAPVVRPGMMVVAVWAFVQAWGDFLIPMILIRSPDKMPAPVAVYSFYTEGGTPILTVVSAYSLLYTLPVAALYLFVNWRYGFRFFGGIKR, from the coding sequence ATGAGGCGCCTGAAGTCGTTGTTCATCCATGGTGGACGATCGCTGCTCGCCATCCTGTTGGCCGCCTTCTTCCTCCTTCCCCTGTTTTGGCTCTTGACGGCCCCGTTCAACCCCAGGGCCACGTTGCGCGCGGCCATCCCCTCCACCCCTACATTGGAAAACTTCCGAGCAGTATTTGCAAACCGGTTCGCCGTACGGGCCCTGCTTATGAACAGCCCAATTCTGGCAGGCGGAGCCATGTTTGGGGTTACCATCATCGCAACGCTTGCTGCATACGCTCTCTCTCGAATGAGAATTCCTGGCCATAATGTGCTAGTTTATGTCCTCATACTTTTCTCTTCCGTGGTGACCGGTACAGCGGCCATGGTGCCTATCTTCCTCCTCCTCTATTCGTTACGACTCATTGATACTCATATCGGTGTGATCCTCGTATCCATTGGAGGACTCCTGCCCACAGGAATTTTTCTCATACGCGGGTTCGTTGACAGCGTTCCCCGCTCCTACGAGGAATCGGCGATCGTGAGTGGAGCTACTACCTGGCAGATGTTCCGGCACGTGGTCGCACCGGTTGTGCGCCCGGGGATGATGGTTGTGGCCGTGTGGGCCTTCGTCCAAGCTTGGGGGGACTTCCTCATCCCGATGATCCTCATCCGCAGCCCTGACAAGATGCCCGCCCCGGTGGCGGTCTACTCCTTCTACACGGAAGGGGGGACGCCGATTTTGACGGTCGTTTCCGCCTACTCCCTGCTCTACACACTGCCGGTGGCGGCTCTCTACCTTTTCGTCAACTGGCGGTATGGGTTCAGGTTCTTCGGGGGGATCAAGCGATGA
- a CDS encoding sugar ABC transporter permease, which translates to MAPALIFIGVFLLFPFVWVFIISFTNRTLTGLGAVSPSFVGLQNYLRLFDLQRWMRPGEFGNALWNTLLFVVGSAVLGQVPLGLGMALVFHRCRRALREAVFTLAIVAWILPGVTVAFTWIAFLDRDFGTLNAILTSLGLGAVDWYFDYPLLAIILFNIWRGTAFSMLLFSAALGTIPPSYWETSEVVGATGWQRFRDVIFPLIRPHVLTALILVTLWTFNVFTPYLITGGGPLFRSETVSMYTYRVAFRFLEFGRGATAAVIIMVINLILAVGYLVSLKRQAVYQ; encoded by the coding sequence TTGGCACCGGCGCTGATCTTCATCGGAGTGTTCCTCCTGTTTCCGTTCGTGTGGGTGTTCATCATCAGCTTCACCAACCGCACCCTCACTGGACTGGGGGCGGTGTCCCCTTCCTTCGTGGGGTTGCAGAACTACTTGCGGCTGTTCGACCTGCAGCGGTGGATGCGCCCCGGGGAGTTCGGGAACGCCCTGTGGAACACCCTGCTCTTCGTGGTGGGCTCGGCTGTCCTGGGCCAGGTCCCTTTGGGGTTGGGGATGGCTCTCGTCTTCCACCGCTGTCGGCGAGCGCTCAGGGAAGCCGTGTTCACTTTAGCTATCGTCGCCTGGATTCTCCCGGGGGTCACGGTGGCGTTCACCTGGATCGCCTTCCTTGACCGTGACTTCGGGACCCTCAACGCCATTCTGACGAGCCTCGGGCTGGGAGCTGTCGACTGGTACTTCGATTATCCGTTGTTGGCCATCATCTTGTTCAACATCTGGCGGGGGACGGCGTTCTCGATGCTCCTGTTCTCGGCCGCTCTGGGCACCATCCCCCCCTCGTACTGGGAGACATCCGAGGTGGTGGGGGCCACCGGTTGGCAGAGATTCCGCGACGTGATCTTCCCGCTTATCAGGCCCCACGTGCTTACCGCTCTGATCCTGGTGACGCTCTGGACGTTCAACGTGTTCACACCCTACCTCATAACCGGTGGGGGCCCCCTGTTCCGTAGCGAGACGGTGTCGATGTACACCTACCGCGTGGCGTTCAGGTTCCTGGAGTTCGGCAGAGGGGCGACCGCCGCCGTGATCATCATGGTGATCAACCTGATCCTGGCCGTGGGCTATCTTGTGTCGTTGAAGAGACAGGCGGTGTACCAATGA
- a CDS encoding sugar isomerase: MGGLQSEGDVEEETRRITDELGRAVATASFDLEVSPVSCIGAVDELARIKDALRSHDVSLLYAAGGGRDILEGVVSSSNWSLIFLRHKSGPLYTWYEIIHPSFLRGGSDEFRALSVNVDDVVVDDYNEVIWRLRALHGLKNSLGKRIVAIGSAGGWGIGSRAARLARARWGLDIIELSYPELAHRIRMAKTDPKAVSHARAKAEEYLAQEGVSLRTDRRFVVNAFVLYQVLRDVMNELEADAVTVDECMSTIIPLAETTACLPLSVVNDEGGLAFCESDFVVIPAGILLHYISGKPVFLADPTYPYDGQVTVAHCTAPRRMAGKGYETANILTHFESDYAAPRVAFTKGQAVTAVIPDFRGEHWIGFKGRILDTPSFPTSFPGRGGDRRGLEEASAGDARVPLDDLLRGILKGDRICPGKSGDRMDVRLMLGSGDVQCSLTTTRLEVTLSRSRRDLVKVVP; this comes from the coding sequence TTGGGGGGACTGCAGAGCGAGGGCGATGTGGAGGAAGAAACCCGCAGGATCACGGACGAGCTAGGGCGAGCAGTCGCAACCGCTTCCTTCGACCTGGAGGTCTCACCGGTTTCCTGCATTGGTGCTGTCGATGAGCTCGCCCGGATCAAGGACGCACTCAGGTCCCACGACGTCTCTCTGCTGTATGCGGCAGGTGGCGGACGGGACATCCTGGAGGGCGTCGTGTCGTCAAGCAACTGGAGCCTTATCTTCTTGAGACATAAGTCAGGCCCGCTCTACACGTGGTACGAGATCATCCACCCGAGCTTCCTGCGGGGCGGTTCCGATGAGTTCCGCGCTCTTAGCGTGAATGTGGACGACGTTGTTGTCGACGACTACAACGAGGTAATCTGGCGACTCCGCGCGCTACACGGACTGAAGAACAGTTTGGGGAAACGCATCGTCGCCATCGGAAGTGCAGGGGGATGGGGCATCGGGTCTCGGGCGGCGCGCTTGGCGCGCGCAAGATGGGGGTTGGACATCATAGAGCTCTCCTACCCTGAGTTGGCGCACAGGATCCGCATGGCCAAGACCGACCCCAAAGCGGTCTCGCACGCCCGGGCGAAGGCGGAGGAGTACCTCGCCCAGGAGGGGGTTTCGCTCCGTACGGACAGAAGGTTTGTCGTGAACGCGTTTGTCCTCTACCAGGTGTTGAGGGATGTGATGAACGAGCTCGAGGCGGATGCGGTTACCGTGGACGAGTGCATGAGCACCATCATCCCCCTCGCCGAGACCACCGCTTGCCTTCCTCTCAGCGTCGTCAACGACGAGGGGGGCCTGGCATTCTGCGAGTCCGACTTCGTAGTGATCCCTGCCGGGATCCTGCTTCACTACATCTCCGGGAAGCCGGTTTTCCTCGCCGACCCGACGTACCCCTACGACGGACAAGTCACGGTTGCCCACTGCACTGCGCCACGGCGGATGGCAGGCAAAGGCTATGAGACCGCGAACATCCTAACCCATTTCGAGTCGGACTACGCTGCTCCAAGGGTGGCGTTCACCAAAGGGCAGGCAGTAACGGCAGTCATCCCGGACTTCCGTGGTGAACATTGGATCGGGTTCAAAGGCCGAATCCTGGACACCCCTTCGTTCCCCACGTCGTTCCCAGGCAGAGGTGGGGATCGACGGGGATTGGAGGAAGCTTCTGCAGGAGATGCGCGGGTTCCACTGGATGATCTGCTACGGGGAATACTTAAGGGAGATCGGATATGCCCTGGGAAAAGTGGGGATAGGATGGACGTGCGTCTGATGCTTGGGAGCGGCGATGTGCAATGCTCCCTCACAACTACGCGGCTCGAAGTCACCCTGTCGAGGTCCCGAAGAGACTTGGTCAAGGTGGTGCCATGA
- a CDS encoding L-serine ammonia-lyase, iron-sulfur-dependent, subunit alpha — translation MPAALKVLQEKFGFPDARVHDALLVAGLVGLAVAKNASISGAEVGCQGEVATASAMAAAGACYLLGGDVEDQVDRAAETALEHYLGLTCDPVYGLVQIPCIERNAAAAVAAMNAANLAVLTRAEDKIKFDAAVAAMREIGRDMDRKYKETALGGLASLVGRGPVGEDGASRGPSASRAPDARPGGETFLLSMPNVEPFRQRRSGPVKRERRLCYQRRASPRPVPGQG, via the coding sequence GTGCCAGCGGCCTTGAAGGTCCTTCAGGAGAAGTTTGGCTTCCCGGACGCGCGGGTTCATGACGCGCTCCTCGTGGCCGGGCTGGTCGGCCTGGCAGTGGCGAAGAACGCCTCCATCTCCGGAGCGGAGGTAGGCTGCCAAGGCGAGGTGGCAACGGCGAGCGCCATGGCCGCCGCCGGGGCGTGCTATCTCCTGGGCGGGGACGTGGAGGACCAAGTGGACCGCGCCGCGGAGACCGCCCTTGAGCACTACCTCGGGCTCACGTGCGACCCCGTGTACGGGCTGGTTCAGATCCCGTGCATCGAACGGAACGCCGCGGCGGCGGTGGCGGCGATGAACGCGGCGAACCTGGCCGTCCTGACCCGCGCCGAGGACAAGATCAAGTTCGACGCCGCGGTGGCGGCGATGCGGGAGATCGGGCGGGACATGGACCGCAAGTACAAGGAAACGGCCCTCGGCGGGCTGGCGTCGCTGGTTGGGAGGGGTCCGGTCGGAGAAGACGGCGCCAGCCGCGGCCCCTCGGCCAGCCGAGCACCCGATGCCCGACCGGGGGGCGAAACCTTTCTGTTGTCCATGCCCAATGTCGAACCGTTTCGACAAAGAAGGTCTGGCCCTGTGAAGCGGGAGCGCAGGTTGTGCTACCAGCGCCGTGCGTCACCCCGTCCAGTCCCAGGGCAAGGTTGA
- a CDS encoding extracellular solute-binding protein, whose product MRAHRARSFGKVLVLAAVAMGLVGISAWAQPIKLTVTSRAVRGGVNTQLVQWLEDVVFPAFVAAMRAQGKDVQVEFIQFGGTDEALKQQYALDLSVGRGADILGFDGFWIPEFVEAGLVKPLERVAGPAVWDWEGWEFIPLGMREILGYRGEVYGIAHGTDVRVIFYRRDLFEQAGILQPKVGIHEWQPRSWEELLDTARLIKERLPGVIPLQINAGTDMGEATTMQGWFMVLLGTGIHMYDFDAEKWYGQHPGILEALRFYKTVYIDEKLGDARMQLLPGARARTFEGFRDGKIAMLVEGDWFWRSVIAPGSEWAVPNREEVVGWAKMPANQPGAGYRGQDFVTISGGTGFILNPNTPHPEEAWALVSFAFSKEMQLEFQRIQPRIRCRVDVPVLGDPAMTAMAEALLPLTTVRPMFPGYPKISYEAQLMTERVVAGLMTPEEAMVAYKEALQAIVGAGNVLIVP is encoded by the coding sequence ATGCGCGCGCACAGGGCACGCTCGTTCGGGAAGGTCCTAGTACTGGCGGCAGTAGCCATGGGCTTGGTGGGGATCAGCGCTTGGGCGCAGCCCATCAAGCTGACGGTGACCTCGCGTGCGGTGCGAGGAGGGGTTAACACCCAGCTGGTACAGTGGCTCGAGGACGTGGTGTTCCCAGCCTTCGTTGCCGCCATGCGAGCTCAGGGCAAGGATGTCCAGGTCGAGTTCATCCAGTTTGGTGGCACCGATGAGGCCCTGAAACAGCAGTACGCCCTCGACCTCAGCGTCGGTCGGGGCGCTGACATTCTTGGGTTCGACGGATTCTGGATCCCGGAGTTCGTCGAGGCTGGGCTGGTGAAGCCCTTGGAGCGGGTCGCCGGGCCCGCCGTGTGGGACTGGGAAGGATGGGAGTTCATCCCGCTGGGGATGAGGGAGATCCTTGGGTATCGTGGCGAGGTCTACGGTATCGCTCATGGTACTGATGTGCGCGTCATCTTCTATCGCCGAGACCTGTTCGAGCAGGCGGGGATCCTCCAGCCAAAGGTGGGAATCCACGAATGGCAACCCCGAAGCTGGGAGGAACTGCTGGACACTGCCCGCCTGATCAAGGAGCGACTGCCAGGCGTGATCCCCCTTCAGATCAACGCCGGAACCGACATGGGTGAGGCAACCACGATGCAGGGTTGGTTCATGGTCCTCCTCGGAACCGGTATTCACATGTACGACTTCGACGCGGAGAAGTGGTACGGCCAGCACCCCGGGATTCTCGAGGCCCTCCGGTTCTACAAGACTGTCTACATCGACGAGAAGCTGGGAGACGCACGCATGCAGCTTTTGCCCGGAGCACGTGCCCGCACGTTCGAGGGTTTCCGGGACGGGAAGATCGCAATGCTTGTGGAAGGCGACTGGTTCTGGCGGTCGGTGATCGCCCCCGGGTCGGAGTGGGCAGTGCCGAACCGTGAGGAAGTGGTGGGTTGGGCGAAGATGCCGGCCAACCAGCCAGGGGCAGGGTATCGGGGCCAGGACTTCGTCACCATCTCCGGCGGCACGGGCTTCATCCTCAACCCCAACACTCCGCACCCCGAGGAAGCGTGGGCTCTGGTCAGCTTCGCGTTCAGCAAGGAGATGCAGCTGGAGTTCCAGAGGATCCAACCCCGGATTCGCTGCCGGGTGGACGTCCCCGTGCTCGGCGATCCCGCGATGACCGCCATGGCTGAGGCACTCCTGCCGCTGACCACAGTTCGGCCGATGTTCCCTGGATACCCGAAGATCTCCTACGAGGCGCAGCTCATGACCGAACGCGTGGTCGCCGGCCTGATGACGCCCGAGGAAGCCATGGTCGCCTACAAGGAGGCACTCCAGGCGATCGTCGGGGCCGGAAACGTGTTGATCGTTCCCTGA
- a CDS encoding ABC transporter ATP-binding protein, giving the protein MTTRGSELAAHEDGVGQRTSPDYLALERLTKRFGTVTAVDHVTLTIGEGEFFALLGPSGCGKTTTLRLIAGLERPTEGRILLCGRDITGLHPRERDVAMVFQDYALYPHMTLLDNIGYPLKVRRTPRKTLEARVREVADHLGIGHLLGRRPAQVSGGQQQRAAVARALVHKPKVFLFDEPLSNLDAKLRLEARAFLKHLQQEVGVTAIYVTHDQAEAMAMADRIAVMDQGRLIQVGTPFQVYRQPSTTMVAGFVGNPPMNLIPCALERASESLLLVGEGFRLDVSPLQERVPIDVPTGEELVLGVRPEHINLSDTGGPHAIRGQVYAVQPLGAETLVTLRLGGTIASVRLFTDQPPSLTDQVWVRLDLNRLHIFRSSGDRLV; this is encoded by the coding sequence ATGACTACGCGGGGGAGCGAGCTGGCCGCTCACGAAGACGGCGTGGGCCAACGCACATCGCCCGACTACCTAGCGCTGGAACGCCTCACCAAACGGTTTGGCACCGTCACCGCGGTGGACCACGTCACCCTGACCATCGGCGAAGGGGAGTTCTTCGCTCTGCTTGGCCCCTCTGGTTGCGGAAAGACCACGACCCTCCGACTCATTGCCGGGCTGGAAAGGCCAACCGAGGGGCGCATCCTTCTCTGCGGCCGCGACATCACAGGTCTGCACCCACGAGAACGAGACGTGGCGATGGTGTTCCAGGACTACGCGCTGTACCCCCACATGACCCTTCTCGACAACATTGGGTACCCCCTCAAGGTGCGCAGGACGCCCCGGAAGACGTTGGAGGCCAGGGTACGGGAAGTGGCCGACCACCTGGGGATCGGTCATCTGCTTGGCCGCCGCCCTGCACAGGTGTCCGGAGGGCAGCAGCAGCGGGCAGCCGTGGCCAGGGCTCTGGTGCACAAGCCCAAGGTCTTCCTGTTTGACGAGCCGCTTTCTAACCTCGACGCGAAGCTGCGCCTGGAGGCCCGCGCCTTCCTGAAGCACTTGCAGCAAGAGGTAGGGGTGACGGCGATCTACGTGACACATGACCAGGCAGAAGCCATGGCAATGGCCGATCGTATTGCCGTCATGGACCAAGGCCGGTTGATCCAAGTGGGCACGCCCTTTCAGGTCTACCGCCAGCCAAGCACCACCATGGTAGCAGGCTTCGTCGGCAATCCTCCCATGAACCTGATTCCGTGTGCCCTCGAGCGTGCTTCAGAGTCCCTTCTGCTTGTTGGCGAGGGGTTCCGGCTGGACGTCAGTCCCCTTCAAGAGCGGGTCCCCATCGATGTCCCCACAGGGGAGGAGCTCGTCTTAGGCGTTCGGCCGGAGCACATCAACCTCTCGGATACCGGAGGTCCACACGCCATTCGCGGCCAGGTATACGCTGTCCAGCCCCTCGGCGCGGAGACCCTGGTAACCCTGCGCCTGGGAGGCACGATAGCGTCAGTAAGACTGTTCACAGACCAACCTCCGTCGTTGACAGACCAAGTCTGGGTCCGCCTGGACCTGAACCGTCTCCACATATTCCGTAGCTCTGGCGACCGCCTCGTGTAA
- a CDS encoding CehA/McbA family metallohydrolase: MPHRGPGWVKGDLHSHSHHSDARCSVGELAAAARRRGLDFLAVTDHNTVSHHAHLAAHSGPDLCLIPGQEVTTYYGHANVWGPGRWLDFRCRTTQEIGRVCAEAHREGRLFSVNHPKPKGPEWKFGLDVPFDCVEVWQGPWPRENDHSLAFWEHLLRSGRRVVAVGGSDSHPFPLANGRSFDWLGYPTTWVYAQDLTVESVLAGIRAGHVTISACVSGAQAVLIARGSGQVALQGDVVEMDECRVEVRVVGGEGLWLRLLTRRGEVAREVVPSADWVFQHDLALADHGYVRAEIRVPDTRHKTPVEGLPMVAMTNPVWHSRFLRGSQKGGSR; this comes from the coding sequence ATGCCCCATCGCGGTCCGGGGTGGGTCAAAGGTGACCTGCACTCCCACAGCCATCACTCGGACGCCCGGTGCAGCGTCGGAGAACTGGCTGCCGCTGCACGCAGACGTGGCCTCGATTTCCTCGCCGTCACCGACCACAACACCGTCAGCCACCACGCCCACCTTGCCGCCCACAGTGGCCCGGATCTCTGCCTCATCCCCGGGCAAGAAGTCACCACCTACTACGGACACGCGAACGTCTGGGGGCCTGGACGTTGGCTCGACTTTCGGTGCCGCACAACGCAGGAGATTGGCCGGGTGTGTGCGGAAGCCCATCGCGAAGGACGTTTGTTCTCCGTCAACCATCCGAAGCCGAAAGGGCCGGAGTGGAAGTTCGGCCTGGATGTTCCCTTTGACTGTGTGGAAGTCTGGCAAGGGCCTTGGCCCAGGGAGAACGACCACAGCCTGGCGTTCTGGGAGCACCTCCTGCGCTCGGGGCGGCGGGTCGTTGCGGTGGGTGGAAGCGACAGCCACCCGTTCCCGCTCGCGAACGGGCGGTCGTTCGACTGGCTGGGCTACCCTACGACATGGGTCTACGCGCAGGACTTGACAGTGGAGTCCGTTCTCGCTGGCATTCGCGCTGGACATGTGACGATCTCCGCATGTGTGTCCGGGGCGCAGGCTGTGCTGATTGCCCGCGGAAGCGGGCAGGTGGCCCTGCAGGGCGACGTGGTGGAGATGGACGAATGCCGCGTTGAGGTACGGGTGGTGGGCGGGGAGGGGCTTTGGCTGAGGCTCCTCACCCGGCGCGGGGAAGTCGCGAGGGAGGTGGTTCCGTCGGCGGACTGGGTCTTCCAGCACGATCTGGCTTTGGCAGACCATGGGTATGTGCGGGCCGAAATCCGTGTACCAGACACGCGCCACAAGACGCCGGTTGAGGGCTTGCCTATGGTAGCCATGACGAACCCTGTCTGGCATTCCCGGTTCCTCCGAGGCTCACAGAAGGGTGGGAGCCGATGA
- a CDS encoding LacI family transcriptional regulator: MAKRAGVAVSTASLALNGKPQVSQRTRLRVLQAAEDLDYSPHAAAKNLADGRTRTIGLVNPTTVEHLFTSSGFFMRLIRGMHRAAMEEGYTVSLHIADSEEEAKAAIRAAVRTRSADGFVITNPTVSSSYLRDFKRHRAPVVFIGRPVEDAVYVDNDNVEVSRVGVRHLIECGHRRIAFLNGPEQFTFCHDRLLGYRTALEEAGLPYDKGLVWRSEQTEEAAYEVVRAGLAEHRFSALFAVSGIQAVGAVRAFRDSGLAVPDDVSVVCVDDTELTRYSIPPLTAVALHENWLGYWAVNLLLHAIKMQTATYPVLLPGELVIRGSTAPSRERVTEVSGQRG, encoded by the coding sequence GTGGCCAAGCGAGCAGGGGTAGCAGTCTCCACGGCATCGTTGGCCCTGAACGGCAAGCCGCAGGTGAGTCAGCGGACCCGACTTCGCGTGCTGCAGGCTGCCGAGGACCTCGACTACTCCCCCCACGCCGCGGCCAAGAACCTTGCGGATGGGCGTACGCGGACCATCGGGTTGGTCAACCCGACTACGGTTGAGCACCTCTTCACCTCGTCTGGCTTCTTCATGCGGCTCATCCGTGGCATGCACCGGGCGGCTATGGAAGAAGGCTATACCGTGTCCCTGCACATTGCTGACTCCGAAGAGGAGGCAAAGGCGGCCATTCGCGCCGCGGTCCGAACCCGATCCGCTGATGGGTTCGTCATCACCAACCCCACGGTATCTAGTTCGTACCTCCGGGACTTCAAGCGTCACCGCGCCCCGGTTGTGTTCATTGGCCGCCCTGTGGAGGACGCGGTCTACGTGGACAACGACAACGTCGAGGTAAGCCGCGTGGGAGTTCGACACCTCATCGAGTGCGGCCATCGTCGAATCGCCTTTCTGAACGGACCGGAGCAGTTCACTTTCTGTCACGATCGGCTCCTAGGCTACCGCACCGCTCTGGAGGAGGCAGGGCTTCCCTACGATAAAGGGCTCGTATGGCGGTCCGAGCAAACCGAAGAAGCAGCCTACGAGGTCGTACGCGCGGGCTTGGCAGAGCACAGGTTCTCCGCGCTGTTCGCCGTCAGCGGGATCCAAGCAGTGGGAGCTGTCCGCGCGTTTCGTGACTCTGGTCTGGCTGTTCCTGACGATGTTTCGGTTGTATGCGTGGATGACACGGAACTCACACGGTATTCCATCCCCCCTCTTACTGCGGTTGCGCTGCACGAGAACTGGTTGGGCTATTGGGCGGTGAACCTTCTGCTTCACGCAATCAAGATGCAGACAGCAACGTATCCCGTCTTGCTTCCCGGGGAGCTCGTCATCCGGGGTTCAACTGCTCCATCCCGTGAGAGGGTGACCGAGGTGTCGGGTCAAAGGGGGTGA